The nucleotide window ACGGAATGGAACGGTTTACGCGGCGCATCGATTCCGCGTTTTCAGAAGTATTCGAACGCGAGTGTTTCGTGTTCCCGGTACCGACCGGTACCGCGGCGAACGGCCTCGCCCTGGGCGCGTTGGCGCCGCCGCACGGATTGATCTTCGCGCACCGCAATGCGCATATCGTCACCACGGAATGCGGCGCCCCGGAGTTTTTCACACTGGGGGCCCGGCTGGCGTTGCTTGAGGGCCCGCACAACAAGCTGGCGGCATCCACGTTCGAGTCCGCGCTGCATGGCCACGCCCGGCGCACCGTGCATCAGCTCCTGCCGGCGGCGGTCAGCCTTACGCAGGCCACGGAACGCGGCACCGTATATGCGCTTGAGGAAATCGCGGCGATCAGCGGCCTGGCGCATGCGGCCGGATTGAAGGTCCACATGGATGGCGCGCGGTTCGCCAACGCCATGGTGAGCCTGGATGCCACGCCGGCGGAAATGTCCTGGAAGGCGGGTGTGGATGCGGTGTCGTTCGGGGCGACCAAGAACGGCACGATGAATGCGGACGCGGTCGTGCTGTTCGACGCGGAACTGGCGGAAAAGGCGCGGTTCATACACAAGCGCGCCGGCTTCCTGCACTCGAAGATGCGCTTCATGTCGGCACAGTTGCTGGCCTACCTGGAAGACGGCTTGTGGGTCGCCAATGCGCGGGCCGCGAACGCCAACGCGGAGCGGCTGGCGGCGGCCCTGGCATCGGTAAAGGGCGTCGAACTGAACGATCCGGTACAGGCGAACGAGCTTTTTCCTCGCCTGCCTGCAGATTTCCAGCGCCGATTGAAGTCCGAGGGCATTCACTTGCGCGATTGGCCCGACGCCAAGGGCGATCTGTTCCGCATCGTGACGTCCTATTGCGACGGAGAAGCCCGAATCGGCGCGTTCGAGAAGGTTTGCCGGGAATTCGGCGGTGGCGAAGCGAACGCAACCCGTAGCGGCGGATGATGGCGCGCGCGGCTTCGGCAACGTTTCGACGCTCGGCGAGGGCAGGCTCGCTTGAGCTTTCGGAAATCGTGCGCATTTCCGAGAAGGCCAGGGCCATGAGGGCCGCGGGCGAGGACGTGCTCAGTTTCGGCACCGGAGAGCCCGATTTTTCGACGCCGCCGCATGTAATCGAGCAGACTTGCGCCGCCATGAGGCAGGGCGCGATCCGCTATCCGCCCACGCAGGGGCTGCCTGAACTGCGCCAGGCCATCTGCGACGATGCCGGGGCGCAAACCGGATTCTCGGCGAACCCGGCGGAAGTGATCGTCTCCACCGGCGCAAAACAGGTCCTGTTCAATGCGTTTCTGGCAACGCTGGATCCGGGCGACGAGGTCATCCTGCCGGCTCCGTACTGGACAAACTACGCGGACATTGTCGGGCTGGTGGGCGGGAAAGCTGTGCGGGTGGATTGCGGCGCGGAACTGACGCTCACGCCGGGACGCCTGCGCAGCGCCATTACGCCGAAGACGAGGTGGCTGGTGCTGAACTCGCCGGGCAATCCGTCGGGAAAGGTGTACTCGCGCGCCGAACTCGAAGCCCTCGCGGAAGTCCTGCGGGAATTTGCGCAGGTTTGGGTGATGGCCGACGAGATTTACCAGCATATTTCCTACGAGCCTTTCTGCTCGTTCCGCGTGGCGGCGCCCGACCTTTCGGACCGCACGCTGATCGTCAACGGCGTATCGAAATCGTACGCCATGATCGGGTGGCGCATCGGATGGGGAATCGGGCCTGTGGAGCTGATCCGCGCGATGGTGGCAGTGCAGGGCCAGTCGACTTCTCCCGCATCCGTCGTGTCCCAGATCGCGGCCCGCGCGGCGCTCTCCGGCCCGCAGGAGCTGCTCGGGGAGCGTTGTGAATCCTTTCGCCGCCGCCGGGACCTGGTGGTGAGCGCGATCAACGCCATTGAAGCGGTGTCATGCCGCGTGCCGGGCGGCGCCTTTTACATATTTCCGGATTGCCGGGCGACCTACGGGCTGAGCGCGCCGGACGGGACGACCATTGCCGACGATTCGGACTACTGCGGTTACATACTCGATTCCGCCAGGGTAGCCATCGTCCCCGGCCGCACCTTCGGGTTGGGAGGTCACTTCCGCCTGTCCTACGCCTACGCGGAGGACGACCTCGTGGAAGGCTGCCGCCGTATCGAGGCGGCGACGGCCGCGCTTGCGCCGTGTTAACAGGCCCCGGGCTACCCCAGCTCCGCCACCGCCTGCAGTTTTCTCATCGCCTCTTCGGGTTCAATGCGGCTGTTGAGCAGGTCAACCGTTACATCGTGCATTGTCTGACCGACCGCCGCCGGCATGGCGTTTTCGATAAACGTCTGAAACCATCCCGATTGGCTGACTTCGTTTGCGGCGGCGCGCAACATCGGATCGGTGACACTGCTTCCCGCGGCCACGTGCACCGGAATGTTCAGTCCGAGTTCGGCAAGCCTCCGCTGGTTGGACCGGTTCGTGAGAAACCTCAGGAATTCCAGGGCTGCATCGGACGACCCCGTGGTGAGCGCCCAGCCGCCTACCGCACCGTAGATGTCCGTTCTGCTGCCTGGCCTGCCGGGCACTACAGGCATGGAAAAGAAACCGATCGTCCCGGTTGCAAGACCAATGCCGTCGGAGGCGTTCTTTTTCTGTTCGCTCGGCGTGGTGGCGCTGTAGGCCATAACCATTGCGGCCTTGCCGTCCCCGAACAGGCCGGTCGCCTTGGGATACTTGGAGGCCGCGAATCCCTGCTGAAAGGAATCCGCCTCCGCCAGCTGCCTGACCATTCCCGCGGCCTCGATCATGCAGGGCATCAGAAAACCCTGGCCCCGGCCCTGCATTGCGTGCCGAAACGCCTCTTTCCCGCATACGCGCGTGGCGGCCATTCCGAAATAGGACCCCACGGTCCAGGGGTCCGCCGGACCCGCCGCGATCGGTGTCACGCCGAACGCCCGCAGCGCGGCAACCGCCTGGAGAAAATCGTCCCAGGTTTCCACCGAACCGGCGTCGATTCCGGCTTGCCGGAACAGGTCCTTGTTGTAATAGAAGTCCACCTTGGTGATGTGGTGCGGCACGCCGATGATGGCGCCGTCGTAGGTGAAGTTGTCCAGCGCGGCGGGCACGAAGCTGTCGGACCAACCGTCGCGCAGCATCTCGGCGCTCAAGTCGCGCACCGCCCCGATATCGTAGAGCTGCTGCAACAGGCCTGCGCCCTGAGTGAACAGGATGTCCGGCTTGGTGGGCGATGCGATCAGGGTCGGCAGCCGCTGGCTCATCCGGGCGAGATACCGGTATTTGACCTCCACGCCCGGATTGCGCGCCTCGAAATCAGCGATGACCTCATCGTAGAAAGCGATGATCCTGGGGTTTCGCTCGGCGAACACCCAGTGGACCGTGGTGGCGCCATCCGCATTCGGCGAGCGCTTGTCGAGGTTGAGGCTCGACCATCCCGCAACCGCGACCAGGGCGCAGAAAACGATGGCGAACCAGGGTTTGCGGATCAAGCCGGCAGTCCTGCGGCCTGTGCCGCGTTATCGCCGCGGAAGTTTCCGGACTTCATATCCGTCATGGTAGCAGTGTCCAGTAGAGTAGCTCGCTCATGACAAGACGAGCGCACGATGGCGGGGTGGCGCTGTTCGAAATTGGAGACCGACACGGAATTCGGGCCGCGATCACCAACTTCGGGGGCCGGGTCGTGGCGTTGATGGCGCCTGATCGGCATGGCGCCATGGCGGACGTTGTCCTTGGTTATGCAAATCTGGAGGGGTACCTGTCCAATCCGGAGCACTACCTGGGCGCCCTGATCGGACGATACGCAAACCGCATAGAAAATTCGCGGTTCGAACTCAGAGGCGTCAGCTACGAGCTGGATCCGAACGAAGGCTGCCATTGCCTGCATGGAGGCAGCCCGGGCTTTCATGGCCGGGTCTGGAATATTGTGGATCACGGCAAACACAGTCTTATTCTGTCCCGCGTTTCGGCAAACGGGGAGGGCGGTTTCCCGGGGACCCTGGAGGTTCAGGCAAAGTATGCGATCGAAGAAGAGACCGTGCTGGTGATCGAACTGACCGCGGTCTCGGACAAGACCACCGTCGTGAACCTGAGCAGCCATATGTACTTCAATCTGGCCGGCGCGCACGCAGGACCGATCACCGATCATCGACTTCAATTGCGCGCCAGCCGTTTCACCCCGGTTGACGAGCAACTGATTCCTACCGGCGAACTCCGCAGCGTGCGGGGCACGCCCATGGACTTTCGCAGTGCGCGGCGTATCGGAGAGGCCATGTTGCAGGACGACGAGCAACTGAGGTTCGGATCGGGCTTCGACCACAATTTCGCCGTGGATTCGCATGATGCAGGCATGCTCAATGCGGTGGCGATGGTTACCGAACCCAAGACGGGCAGGACAATGCAACTGTTTTCGAACCAGCCGGGGGTGCACTTCTACACCGGCAATCACCTGGATGACGCGGGAACAGGCAAGCAGGGCATTGCAATGGAACGGCACCACGGTTTCTGCCTGGAAGCGCAGAACTTTCCCGCGGCGCCGAACCGCGCGGGCTTTCCGAACTGTGTCCTGGAACCCGGCGAGCCCTATCGTTCGGAAATCGTCTACCGGTTCGGCGTTGCCGGCGGGCGCCGGCCATGAGCGGCCGGGACCGAACACCACCGTCGACAGCCGAATCGGCTCGGTGTGCCGAATTGCTGGCACGCATGACCCTTGCGGAGAAGATCGCCCAGTTGTGCGCGATTTGGGTAACGGACCTTCTTGAGGACGGTAGGTTTTCGGAAGAAAAAGCCGGCCAGCACCTTGCCGAAGGCATCGGACAGGTTTCGCGCGTGGCCGGAGTCGGCGGACTGCCGGTTCGCGAGGCGGCCGCCGTCGCCGATGCGATACAGGACTATCTCCGGCACAACACGCGGCTGGGCGTGCCGGCGATTCTTCACGAAGAGTGCCTGTGCGGCTTTCAGGCGCGGGGAACCACGTCCTTCCCCCAGGCCATAGGCCTGGCAAGCGCCTGGAATCCGGACCTGGTGGAGCGGATCGGCGCGGCCATCCGCAAGGAAATGCGGGCCGTGGGAACGCACCAGGCCCTCGGACCGGTGCTCGACCTGGTACGCGACCCGCGATGGGGCCGCTGCGAAGAGACTTTCGGCGAGGACCCGTATCTGGCCGCTTGCATGGGACTGGCTGTCGTTCGCGGCTTGCAGGGCGACGACCTGCGCACCGGCATCGGCGCCACGCTGAAGCATTTCGTGGCCCACGGCTCGTCGGAGGGCGGCCGCAACGAGGCGCCCGTGTCCGCCGGGCCCCGCGAGCTGCGGGACTGTTTCATGGTTCCCTTCGAAAGGGTCGTGAAGGAAACGGAAGTGCTTTCGGTGATGAACGCCTACCACGACATCGACGGCATACCCTGCGCGGGTTCCGCCGAGCTTCTGACGTCGATACTGCGTGAGGAGTGGGGATTCGGCGGAATCGTCGTTTCGGACTACGAGGCCGTGGACCAGCTGCGGCGCATGCATTTCACGGCCGTGGACAAGGCCGAGGCGGCGCGCCAGGCGCTGGAGGCCGGAATCGATGTGGAGCTGCCTGCGGCCGACTGTTTCGGGGAACCGCTTGCGTCCGCGGTGAAGTCGGGCCGGGTAAGCGTGGAATTGATCGATCGCGCCGCAATGCGCGTGCTTGCCGCGAAGGAACGGCTGGGCTTGCTGGATGCTGCCCCCTCCCGGCAACCGTCAGTGGACCTGTCGGTCATCGACAGCGCAAGCCATCGCTCGCTGTCCGCGCGGGCAGCCGGCGAATCCCTGGTATTGCTGAAGAACGATGGGGTGCTGCCATTGGGCGGGAAGCTGGCCTCGCTGGCCGTTATCGGACCGAATGCCCACAGCGTGCGCAATCTGCTGGGCGACTACGCCTTCGAAGCGGCCTATGGCGTTCCGGTGGGGCTGTCCGAAGGGACCAGCATTCTCAAGGGTCTCGAGGACGTTGCCGGACCTGGCATAAGGCTGAATTTCTCCCCGGGCTGCGACATCGGGGGCGAGGACTCAAGCGGGATAGAGCCGGCCGTTCGTGTCGCAGAGCGCTCCGATGCCGTTGTTCTGGCCGTGGGCGGGCGTTCGGGAAGCGAACCCGTATTGCGCGGTTATTCGGAGCATGGCGATACCTCCGGGGAAGGGCGGGACCGCGCGGAGCTGGGCCTTCCCGGCGTGCAGGAGCAACTCGTCCGTGAACTTGCCGCTACCGGTAAACCCATGGTGCTGGTGGTTGTGGACGGCCGTCCGCTGGCGCTGGGAAATGTCGAAAGGCACGCGTCGGCCATACTCTGGTGCTGGCTGCCCGGGAAGCAGGGGGGAGGGCCGATTGCCCGGGCGCTGTTCGGCGCGCTCAATCCCGCGGGCCGACTGCCGGTCACCCTGCCTCGCGAAACGGGCCAGGTCCCGGTGCACTACAACCGCCACTCCGCTTCTTCCAAATGGGACTACATCTTCGGTTCCAACCGCCCGCTTTATCCCTTCGGGCATGGCCTGAGTTACACGCAGTTCGTTTACGGCGGACTGCGGCTGAGCGCGGAGCGGATCGGCCGCGACGAAACTCTCGGCATAGCCTTCGAGGTGCGCAACGCAGGAAGGCGCGATGGCGATGAAGTGGCGCAGCTATACGTGCGTGATGAAATCGCCAGCGTCGTACGGCCGGTTAAGGAACTGAAGCGATTTGCCCGCTTGCACCTGAAGGCCGGCGAGGAAACTACGGTCAAGTTCCGGTTGCCAATCCGGGAGCTGGCCTTTCACGACCGCTCGCTTAACCGGGTGGTCGAGGCCGGTGCGTACGAGATTCAGGTCGGCGCGTCGAGCGAAGACATTTGCCTCAAGGAAAAGTTCAGCGTCGTCTGAAAGGGTATCGGCGTGGGCTACCTGCGCCGCATAGCGTTAACACGCCCTGGTCTTAGTTGGATTTGTTAACTTGCGTTTTGAGATACAGGCGGCGGCATTTCGCCGCGAGCAATCAGGAGACCCTCAACTCTCGCTAAACGGGTCTCAACAGATACCAGTCTTTGGTTGGTATCTGCCCAAGTCATCCAGATTGCGATAAGAAGTGTCACAGTTACCCCGAGCCCGGTGCTGACAATTGTGATCATTTCTTTGTTCATATTGGAAATATACTACAAGGAGACATTAAGGTATTCGTTCGGAATTGGCGAGTTTTTTGGAATTTAGAGAATTCTTCGCGAAGCGAGTTCGTTACTAAGGTAAATGAGCCCGAAAATCAGCGATTGGCCAGCGTCCATGCGGCCGCTGCCAGCACGCGGGTACCCAGGGCAAGGTCGAACGGCTTTGCGTTTTCGGCCTCGTGATGGCTTATTCCGCCCTCGCAGGCGACGAATACCATTCCGGTGGGGCAGATCCTGCCGAGGTGCAGCGAGTCGTGGCCGGCGCCGGACAGCATCAGCGGGCCGGAAGCGTTCATCATGTTTGCGCAGTTTTCCAGCAGGCCGATGATTGAAGGATCGAAGGCTATCGGATCCACTGTCGAGAGCACCCTTACCTCGGTACGGCAAGGGTGCGCCTGAGCCGGGGCCACTTCCCGGATCAGTCCCTCCACCTTGTCCATTACCGCCTTGTCGGGGTGCCGCAGGTCGATGGTCAGGCGCACCTTGTCGGTTACGGTGCCCGGCGAGTTCGGAAAGCTGTCGATCCTGCCGAAGGTCAGTCGCAGGATGTCATCGTCGTCTTTCGTCAAAGACCGCAAGCTCACCATGATCCGGGCGGCGCCATCCAGGGCGTCCTTGCGCAGCGCCTGCGGAGTCGTGCCGGCATGCGCCGTTTCCCCAAGGATCTCGACCTGGATCCTTCTTACGCCCTGGATGCCTTTCACGATGCCGACGGGCAGGCCCGCCTGCTCGAGGATGGGGCCCTGCTCGATATGGATCTCAAGCGACGCGCACGGGCGCACCGAGTGAATCGGACGCAGCTCCGCGCGGGTCGCAGCGATGGAAGCGGCCAGCTCATCGCCCACCCGGGCGCCGTCGACAGTCCGGTTGTC belongs to Gammaproteobacteria bacterium and includes:
- a CDS encoding low specificity L-threonine aldolase; translated protein: MLKQDVASASEGFDFYSDNAAGVHPRILEALVACNRGFVPPYGMERFTRRIDSAFSEVFERECFVFPVPTGTAANGLALGALAPPHGLIFAHRNAHIVTTECGAPEFFTLGARLALLEGPHNKLAASTFESALHGHARRTVHQLLPAAVSLTQATERGTVYALEEIAAISGLAHAAGLKVHMDGARFANAMVSLDATPAEMSWKAGVDAVSFGATKNGTMNADAVVLFDAELAEKARFIHKRAGFLHSKMRFMSAQLLAYLEDGLWVANARAANANAERLAAALASVKGVELNDPVQANELFPRLPADFQRRLKSEGIHLRDWPDAKGDLFRIVTSYCDGEARIGAFEKVCREFGGGEANATRSGG
- a CDS encoding pyridoxal phosphate-dependent aminotransferase is translated as MARAASATFRRSARAGSLELSEIVRISEKARAMRAAGEDVLSFGTGEPDFSTPPHVIEQTCAAMRQGAIRYPPTQGLPELRQAICDDAGAQTGFSANPAEVIVSTGAKQVLFNAFLATLDPGDEVILPAPYWTNYADIVGLVGGKAVRVDCGAELTLTPGRLRSAITPKTRWLVLNSPGNPSGKVYSRAELEALAEVLREFAQVWVMADEIYQHISYEPFCSFRVAAPDLSDRTLIVNGVSKSYAMIGWRIGWGIGPVELIRAMVAVQGQSTSPASVVSQIAARAALSGPQELLGERCESFRRRRDLVVSAINAIEAVSCRVPGGAFYIFPDCRATYGLSAPDGTTIADDSDYCGYILDSARVAIVPGRTFGLGGHFRLSYAYAEDDLVEGCRRIEAATAALAPC
- a CDS encoding extracellular solute-binding protein, which produces MIRKPWFAIVFCALVAVAGWSSLNLDKRSPNADGATTVHWVFAERNPRIIAFYDEVIADFEARNPGVEVKYRYLARMSQRLPTLIASPTKPDILFTQGAGLLQQLYDIGAVRDLSAEMLRDGWSDSFVPAALDNFTYDGAIIGVPHHITKVDFYYNKDLFRQAGIDAGSVETWDDFLQAVAALRAFGVTPIAAGPADPWTVGSYFGMAATRVCGKEAFRHAMQGRGQGFLMPCMIEAAGMVRQLAEADSFQQGFAASKYPKATGLFGDGKAAMVMAYSATTPSEQKKNASDGIGLATGTIGFFSMPVVPGRPGSRTDIYGAVGGWALTTGSSDAALEFLRFLTNRSNQRRLAELGLNIPVHVAAGSSVTDPMLRAAANEVSQSGWFQTFIENAMPAAVGQTMHDVTVDLLNSRIEPEEAMRKLQAVAELG
- a CDS encoding galactose mutarotase; this translates as MTRRAHDGGVALFEIGDRHGIRAAITNFGGRVVALMAPDRHGAMADVVLGYANLEGYLSNPEHYLGALIGRYANRIENSRFELRGVSYELDPNEGCHCLHGGSPGFHGRVWNIVDHGKHSLILSRVSANGEGGFPGTLEVQAKYAIEEETVLVIELTAVSDKTTVVNLSSHMYFNLAGAHAGPITDHRLQLRASRFTPVDEQLIPTGELRSVRGTPMDFRSARRIGEAMLQDDEQLRFGSGFDHNFAVDSHDAGMLNAVAMVTEPKTGRTMQLFSNQPGVHFYTGNHLDDAGTGKQGIAMERHHGFCLEAQNFPAAPNRAGFPNCVLEPGEPYRSEIVYRFGVAGGRRP
- a CDS encoding beta-glucosidase, whose translation is MSGRDRTPPSTAESARCAELLARMTLAEKIAQLCAIWVTDLLEDGRFSEEKAGQHLAEGIGQVSRVAGVGGLPVREAAAVADAIQDYLRHNTRLGVPAILHEECLCGFQARGTTSFPQAIGLASAWNPDLVERIGAAIRKEMRAVGTHQALGPVLDLVRDPRWGRCEETFGEDPYLAACMGLAVVRGLQGDDLRTGIGATLKHFVAHGSSEGGRNEAPVSAGPRELRDCFMVPFERVVKETEVLSVMNAYHDIDGIPCAGSAELLTSILREEWGFGGIVVSDYEAVDQLRRMHFTAVDKAEAARQALEAGIDVELPAADCFGEPLASAVKSGRVSVELIDRAAMRVLAAKERLGLLDAAPSRQPSVDLSVIDSASHRSLSARAAGESLVLLKNDGVLPLGGKLASLAVIGPNAHSVRNLLGDYAFEAAYGVPVGLSEGTSILKGLEDVAGPGIRLNFSPGCDIGGEDSSGIEPAVRVAERSDAVVLAVGGRSGSEPVLRGYSEHGDTSGEGRDRAELGLPGVQEQLVRELAATGKPMVLVVVDGRPLALGNVERHASAILWCWLPGKQGGGPIARALFGALNPAGRLPVTLPRETGQVPVHYNRHSASSKWDYIFGSNRPLYPFGHGLSYTQFVYGGLRLSAERIGRDETLGIAFEVRNAGRRDGDEVAQLYVRDEIASVVRPVKELKRFARLHLKAGEETTVKFRLPIRELAFHDRSLNRVVEAGAYEIQVGASSEDICLKEKFSVV
- a CDS encoding M20 family metallo-hydrolase, with product MLRPDAKAAAVGNAVDQDRLWDLLMRLAEIGALENGGVNRQALTELDTEAKNFVIEWARARGFSAFQDDAANLFVRMPGAAASQDPLIVGSHLDSQPTGGKFDGAFGVLAGLEVLESIRQQGLTPERPIEVAAWTNEEASRFLPGATGSSAFAGTRELSAVLDNRTVDGARVGDELAASIAATRAELRPIHSVRPCASLEIHIEQGPILEQAGLPVGIVKGIQGVRRIQVEILGETAHAGTTPQALRKDALDGAARIMVSLRSLTKDDDDILRLTFGRIDSFPNSPGTVTDKVRLTIDLRHPDKAVMDKVEGLIREVAPAQAHPCRTEVRVLSTVDPIAFDPSIIGLLENCANMMNASGPLMLSGAGHDSLHLGRICPTGMVFVACEGGISHHEAENAKPFDLALGTRVLAAAAWTLANR